One genomic segment of Rubripirellula amarantea includes these proteins:
- a CDS encoding HD domain-containing protein, with product MSSSKLRRQIAFEAARLMHSRDVAEYYIAKQKAAKRLCKGWLKPSDLPTNAEIREQVQSLSRMHDGSFHTERLLTMRTRALWWLEQLSEFHPKLIGSVLTGHVREGSDVDIHVFASNPHSITVRLDHLGAFYELQRKQVIKNGEQRVFTHIHIRDEFKIELTVYHPSLLGHRFRSSITGKPIERASLPQLKKLIEIEHHLDSDSLARTIDDISSMPDRFAVFQSLLVPLENVIQNLKYHPEGDALFHSLQVFEHARDAMPYDEEFLLAALLHDVGKAIDPRDHVASGLEALDGFISERTAWLIEHHMESHAIADRTIGARRRRRLAENRWFDDLILLGECDRAGRVPGALTCELEESLDYIENIEQMFG from the coding sequence ATGTCTTCTTCGAAACTTCGCCGCCAGATTGCCTTCGAGGCGGCACGTTTGATGCACTCGCGAGACGTTGCCGAGTACTACATCGCCAAGCAGAAAGCTGCTAAGCGACTTTGCAAAGGTTGGCTCAAGCCTTCCGACCTTCCCACGAATGCTGAGATTCGCGAGCAAGTTCAATCACTCTCGCGAATGCACGACGGATCTTTCCACACCGAACGCTTACTTACGATGCGAACCCGAGCACTTTGGTGGCTCGAGCAACTCTCTGAGTTTCATCCTAAATTGATCGGCAGTGTTTTGACGGGCCATGTACGCGAAGGCTCTGACGTTGACATCCACGTCTTTGCGTCGAATCCTCATTCCATTACTGTCAGATTGGATCACCTCGGTGCGTTTTATGAACTTCAACGCAAGCAGGTTATTAAGAATGGCGAACAACGAGTGTTCACTCATATTCACATTCGGGATGAATTCAAAATTGAATTGACGGTCTATCACCCATCGTTGTTGGGGCATCGTTTTCGCAGTTCCATCACTGGCAAACCTATCGAACGTGCGTCGTTGCCTCAGCTTAAGAAGCTGATTGAAATAGAACACCATCTGGACTCTGATTCACTGGCCAGGACGATTGACGATATCAGCAGTATGCCAGATCGTTTTGCAGTATTTCAATCACTGCTGGTCCCGCTAGAAAACGTCATTCAGAATCTTAAGTACCACCCCGAAGGTGATGCGCTCTTTCATTCGCTTCAGGTATTCGAGCATGCTCGCGATGCGATGCCTTACGACGAAGAATTTTTGCTCGCCGCGTTGCTGCATGATGTGGGCAAGGCGATTGACCCTCGCGACCATGTAGCCAGCGGGCTAGAAGCTCTCGACGGTTTCATATCCGAGCGTACCGCTTGGCTGATCGAGCACCACATGGAAAGCCATGCCATCGCCGATCGCACGATCGGAGCGAGGCGTCGACGCAGGCTCGCAGAAAACCGTTGGTTTGACGACTTAATCTTGCTTGGCGAATGCGATCGTGCTGGACGAGTGCCCGGTGCATTGACGTGTGAACTCGAGGAATCGCTGGACTATATCGAAAACATCGAACAAATGTTTGGATGA
- a CDS encoding heme-dependent oxidative N-demethylase family protein produces MIFPLKKPVFEHQFGIRAIADDEPLLAHDEFFEDHVILKRLLINDDPQNYVALTPGCLESVVETTRWIRNQSDSLLDRADEPITDFVTAAIGVQEDIVICQGEDDFAVMAGVVCFPSGWSIAEKIGLPLSEVHGPVPGFASAMAESTRTLMDRLKVGRPVSRTNWGVRASARWDQSPKHSASFAREAEKITCDNAGHRCHFRVERQTLSRLERTGDIVFTIHTMQCPVVDLTAEQQRILLGVLTTCPAETLTYKGISVFGDRLCGWLRAEPGKSA; encoded by the coding sequence ATGATTTTCCCGCTCAAGAAACCGGTTTTTGAACATCAATTCGGTATCCGCGCGATCGCTGACGACGAACCGTTGTTGGCTCACGATGAGTTCTTCGAAGACCATGTGATCCTAAAGCGGTTACTGATCAATGACGATCCTCAGAACTACGTCGCGTTGACGCCGGGGTGTCTTGAATCGGTGGTGGAAACGACCCGGTGGATTCGAAACCAGAGCGATAGCCTGCTCGACAGGGCCGACGAACCGATCACGGATTTCGTGACCGCAGCGATAGGCGTTCAAGAAGACATCGTGATTTGTCAAGGGGAAGACGATTTTGCGGTCATGGCGGGCGTCGTTTGTTTCCCTAGCGGTTGGTCCATTGCGGAAAAAATCGGCTTGCCCCTGAGCGAAGTCCACGGCCCGGTTCCTGGCTTCGCGTCTGCGATGGCCGAGAGCACTCGGACGTTAATGGATCGGTTGAAAGTCGGGCGGCCGGTGAGTCGCACCAACTGGGGTGTTCGGGCGAGTGCGCGTTGGGATCAGTCGCCCAAACACTCAGCCTCCTTCGCACGAGAGGCTGAAAAAATCACGTGCGACAATGCGGGGCATCGTTGCCATTTCCGAGTTGAGCGACAGACGCTCTCTCGCTTGGAAAGAACCGGGGACATTGTCTTTACGATTCATACCATGCAGTGCCCAGTGGTGGATCTGACCGCTGAGCAGCAGCGAATTTTGCTGGGAGTTTTGACGACTTGCCCCGCCGAGACACTCACCTACAAGGGGATTTCCGTGTTTGGTGACCGGTTGTGCGGGTGGTTGCGGGCAGAGCCGGGAAAATCAGCTTGA
- a CDS encoding DUF4347 domain-containing protein: MSILPSRLRAKPSSQTRPSRYPKSWSLSPLEARVMLAADAGLCVCEQSTASDHDLESQIVFVDSEVTESAELIELVQAGAEVVLIDSANDPIRQMTSVLSRYHRVSAVHVISHGQAGELQLGGQVINTKTLDARANELKQWRSALTDDADILLYGCDVASGDVGGQLMYTLAQLTGADIAGSTNRTGSRVHGGDWNLERTTGGIESTLVASLESLTQVDVVLPITIRAAGNEGEEEMQLQIDGVTVQTFGNIGGDPDARQFNTFTYNSAPGVTADQVRIVFSNDLYDEANGIDRNLVVDSISIDGRVFETEAPTVYSNASWTGDTLIPGFVQSETLHSNGYFQYAESPTNSGSQISIYAAGNENSETMQLWIAGTQVAEFNNIGGNAYGRQFVKYDYTASEVVTPDQVQVRFTNDLYENNGLVDRNLRIDRIVIDGTTFQTEAADVYSTGTWDGAGITPGFKQDEMLHTNGYFQYAANSAPVEPGVISMETSNVSIDEAAGTVSIDVVRNNGSDGQITVDFATVNGTAIAGQDYSERSGTITFADGEIRKSIVVPILNDSAVESTEQFNVTIDNVTGGATLLVPRTATVTIVDDEVLLPNYANFNSVVGLNLNGDAVRNGNSLQLTTDELNKVGSAFFNQALTLDSNASFRSSFSFELNGSSSGADGFAFVVQNDPSRFDALGSSGGSLGYDGITKSVAVEFDTYKNGSYDVNANHVSILNGTTVNSIRTAIPELDLNNGNRIYAWVDYNGVSDNLSVYLSSNATKPRSALMKTTIDLAQAVGSSGYFGFTGATGGLTNQHLIRHWTLDQTAPPLDPPTEIGDTVVAVDVLTNLHQPTAVSWLPTGTMLVAQQNGVVRTATNGNLNSSPFIDISAIVNGTRDRGLLDIAVHPDFDTHPYVYLLFTYDPPEVFNQAAGSLAGPDGNGNRAGRLIRVTADSATGYTTAVAGSEVILLGKNSTWDNFNGFVNSTFDFTQPPAGENPDSTYIEDFINSDSESHSIGSLAFAPDGSLYVSIGDGASYNRVDVRADRVQDIDSLSGKVLRIDPITGKGLSDNPFFNGDEDANRSKVYQLGLRNPFRIAVDESSGQLFVGDVGWTRWEEINAAGPGANFGWPFYEGRNDGVLEPQPGYLNTPEGQAWLLRNETVTAGVYALSHQADGINAIIMGDVYDGALYGSKYQGDVFFNDLGQGIVRHASVNPDGSFEDVSVFTTGANVVVDITQGPDGALYYIDLNDNKVGRWELV; encoded by the coding sequence ATGTCGATTCTTCCTTCCCGCCTTCGGGCTAAACCTTCGTCTCAGACTCGACCGTCTCGTTATCCCAAGTCTTGGTCACTGTCACCGCTCGAAGCACGAGTGATGCTCGCGGCCGATGCCGGCCTTTGCGTGTGCGAGCAATCCACGGCTTCGGACCATGATCTCGAATCCCAGATTGTATTCGTCGATTCAGAAGTTACGGAAAGTGCAGAACTCATCGAGTTGGTCCAAGCGGGCGCCGAGGTTGTCTTAATCGACTCGGCGAACGATCCGATCCGCCAAATGACAAGCGTTCTGTCGCGTTACCATCGAGTGTCCGCTGTCCATGTAATTTCGCACGGACAGGCTGGCGAGCTTCAGCTTGGCGGCCAAGTCATTAACACGAAAACGTTGGATGCACGCGCGAACGAGTTGAAGCAGTGGCGAAGTGCTTTGACCGATGATGCAGATATCTTGCTCTATGGTTGCGATGTCGCGTCTGGTGACGTCGGTGGGCAGTTGATGTACACGTTGGCTCAACTGACCGGTGCCGATATTGCAGGATCCACGAATAGGACCGGTTCACGAGTTCACGGCGGTGACTGGAATCTGGAAAGGACCACTGGCGGCATTGAATCAACGCTGGTGGCATCGCTTGAATCGCTCACGCAAGTTGATGTTGTTTTGCCCATCACGATTCGCGCTGCGGGAAATGAGGGTGAAGAAGAAATGCAGTTGCAAATTGACGGAGTCACGGTCCAGACCTTTGGCAACATCGGTGGCGACCCTGATGCTCGTCAATTTAACACGTTCACGTACAACAGCGCGCCAGGCGTAACCGCCGATCAGGTTCGCATCGTGTTCAGCAACGATCTATATGATGAAGCAAACGGGATTGATCGCAACTTAGTTGTGGACTCGATATCGATTGACGGCCGAGTTTTTGAAACCGAGGCGCCCACGGTTTATTCCAATGCATCGTGGACCGGCGACACACTTATCCCGGGATTCGTCCAGAGTGAAACGCTACATTCCAATGGCTACTTCCAGTATGCCGAAAGCCCTACCAATTCGGGCAGCCAGATTTCAATTTACGCTGCTGGGAACGAGAATTCAGAGACGATGCAGTTGTGGATCGCTGGCACACAAGTAGCAGAGTTCAACAACATTGGTGGCAATGCATATGGCCGACAATTTGTGAAGTACGACTACACCGCTTCCGAAGTGGTTACCCCCGACCAAGTGCAAGTGCGTTTCACCAACGATCTCTACGAAAACAATGGCCTGGTGGACCGAAATCTACGAATCGATCGGATTGTGATCGACGGAACGACGTTCCAAACGGAAGCCGCAGACGTCTATTCAACGGGGACTTGGGACGGGGCCGGTATTACGCCAGGGTTCAAGCAAGACGAAATGCTGCACACCAACGGCTACTTCCAATATGCAGCGAATTCCGCGCCGGTAGAGCCAGGTGTGATTTCGATGGAAACCAGCAACGTTTCGATTGATGAAGCGGCTGGGACAGTTAGCATCGACGTGGTTCGAAACAACGGCAGCGATGGTCAGATCACCGTCGACTTTGCGACTGTCAATGGGACCGCAATTGCCGGACAGGATTATTCCGAGCGTAGCGGTACGATAACCTTTGCGGATGGTGAAATTCGCAAATCAATTGTCGTTCCCATCTTAAATGATTCAGCGGTTGAATCGACTGAGCAGTTCAACGTAACGATCGACAACGTGACCGGCGGAGCGACATTGTTAGTGCCACGCACGGCGACGGTAACGATCGTGGACGATGAAGTCTTGCTGCCCAACTACGCCAACTTTAATTCAGTGGTTGGATTGAACCTGAACGGTGATGCAGTGAGAAATGGTAACTCGCTGCAGCTAACCACGGACGAGCTGAACAAAGTAGGAAGTGCGTTTTTTAATCAGGCGTTGACGTTAGATTCAAACGCGTCGTTCCGATCCTCTTTTAGTTTCGAACTTAATGGTTCGTCTAGTGGCGCCGATGGGTTTGCATTTGTCGTGCAAAACGATCCATCCCGATTCGATGCGTTAGGGAGCAGCGGTGGATCGCTAGGTTACGATGGAATCACCAAGTCGGTGGCGGTGGAGTTTGACACTTACAAAAACGGTTCCTACGACGTTAATGCGAATCATGTTTCGATCTTGAATGGGACGACCGTCAATTCCATTCGCACTGCGATTCCCGAACTGGATCTGAACAACGGCAATCGGATCTATGCATGGGTCGACTACAACGGGGTGAGTGACAATTTGTCCGTGTACCTTTCGTCAAACGCGACCAAGCCGCGATCAGCGTTGATGAAAACCACGATTGACTTGGCCCAGGCCGTAGGTTCGAGCGGCTATTTTGGGTTTACCGGGGCTACGGGAGGACTCACTAACCAGCATCTCATTCGACATTGGACGCTTGATCAGACCGCACCTCCTTTGGATCCTCCGACGGAAATTGGCGACACCGTGGTCGCCGTGGACGTGCTCACGAATCTGCATCAACCAACGGCCGTTAGTTGGTTACCGACGGGAACCATGCTGGTTGCGCAGCAGAACGGAGTGGTCCGCACGGCAACAAACGGAAATTTGAATTCGTCACCGTTCATTGATATTTCCGCGATCGTCAATGGGACTCGAGATCGAGGGTTGCTGGACATTGCGGTTCATCCAGACTTTGATACTCATCCGTACGTTTACCTGCTGTTCACCTATGACCCACCAGAGGTCTTCAATCAGGCTGCTGGTTCACTAGCGGGACCCGATGGTAACGGCAACCGTGCGGGGCGATTGATTCGAGTGACCGCTGATTCGGCAACGGGTTACACGACTGCGGTGGCGGGCAGCGAAGTGATCCTACTGGGCAAGAACAGCACTTGGGACAACTTCAATGGTTTCGTGAACAGCACTTTTGACTTCACTCAGCCGCCCGCGGGAGAGAATCCGGACAGTACGTACATCGAAGATTTCATCAATAGCGATAGCGAATCTCACTCAATCGGCTCGCTTGCGTTTGCACCGGATGGTTCGCTGTACGTGTCGATCGGTGATGGAGCCTCGTACAACCGAGTCGACGTGCGTGCTGACCGTGTGCAGGATATCGACAGCTTGTCGGGCAAAGTGTTGCGAATCGACCCGATCACCGGCAAAGGACTCAGTGATAATCCGTTCTTTAACGGTGATGAAGACGCGAACCGCAGCAAGGTGTATCAGCTTGGACTTCGTAATCCTTTTCGGATTGCGGTCGACGAATCAAGCGGACAATTGTTCGTCGGCGACGTCGGTTGGACTCGTTGGGAGGAAATTAACGCAGCCGGACCTGGTGCGAATTTTGGATGGCCATTCTACGAAGGACGTAACGACGGAGTCTTGGAACCACAGCCGGGGTATCTCAATACACCGGAAGGTCAGGCGTGGCTTCTAAGAAACGAGACAGTCACGGCGGGTGTCTACGCGTTGTCGCATCAAGCCGACGGGATTAATGCGATCATCATGGGTGATGTTTACGACGGAGCGTTGTACGGATCGAAGTACCAAGGGGATGTCTTTTTCAACGACCTCGGTCAGGGGATTGTTCGGCATGCCAGTGTGAACCCGGACGGAAGTTTTGAGGACGTCAGCGTGTTTACCACAGGAGCAAACGTCGTGGTGGATATCACGCAAGGACCCGACGGTGCGTTGTACTACATCGACCTGAATGACAACAAAGTGGGTCGCTGGGAATTGGTTTAG